The region AGTGAAATCCTGCAAATCGCGCTGGATGCGGGTGTTCGCAAGGTGATCCCGCATATTTACAGTTCGATCATTGATAAGGCGAGTGGCGACACGCGCCCGGCGGATGTTCGCCAGTTGCTGGACATGACCAAAGCACTGGTGAAGTAAACGATCTTCCCTCCCGATAAGGGAGGGAACCCCCCCTCGTCACGTAAGGAGTCACCATGCTTACCGCTCGTCATCTGCTTACCGTTTCACTTTCTCTGCTGGCAACCAGCGCCATGGCACAAACGCAGTACGCCTGGGTCGGAACCTACAACCCGAACGGCGAAGGGCTTTATCGCTTTACCGTTGATCCGCAATCCGGTGCGCTTGGCAATAAAACGCTGGTCAGTCCGTTGCCGAATGCGGCACAGCTAACGGTGGCGCGGGATGGTAAAACCCTCTACCTCGCCAGCGAAGTGGAAAAGGGCGCGGTGCAGGCGCTGCGTATTGGCGCTAACGGCGAGTTAAGTGTGCTGAACCAGGTGGCGTCCGGCGGTGCCGGACCGGTCTATCTGTCGCTGACGCCGGATGGCCGTTTTCTGCTGGTGGCGAACTATGTCAGCGGGTCGATTGCCGTGCTGCCGGTGAAAGCGGATGGTAGCCTCGGCGAAGCGGTGGATACGCGTCAGGATCAGGGCGAACCGGGAGCCGCGAAACCGGCTGCGGCGGTGGAAGGCAGTTTTGCGATTAGCGATCACAATGGTCCGCATGCGCATATGATCGCCGTCGATCCGAGCGGGAAATTCGTCTTTTCCACCGATCTTGGACTGGATCGCATTTATCAGTATCAGTTTGATGGCAAAACGGGCGCGTTAACGCCGAATGATCCACCCTTTATTAGCGCCTCTTCGCAAGGTGCCGGGCCGCGCCACTTTGTGTTCACGCCAAAGGGCGATGGCCTGTGGCTGATCAATGAAGAAGCCTCGACGCTTACACACTATGCGCTGAACAAAACCACCGGCACGTTGCAGCCGGGGAAAACCTTTTCGGCGCTGCCGAAAGAGTATAAAGGCACCAGTTTTGCCTCCGGGCTGGTATTAAGTGGTGACGGTAAACAGCTGTATGTTGCCAACCGGTTGCATAACAGCATCGCGCACTTTACGGTGAAAGCCGATGGTTCGCTAACCCATCAGGATGATGTCTGGACGCGCGGCGATTACCCGCGCACGCTAACGCTGGCGGAGAATGGCCGCTGGCTATACGTGATGAACCAGCGCAGCGATAACATCACCCGTTTTCGCGTGGAACGCGACGGTAAATTGCAGTTTGAGCCGGACTACACGCCGGTAGGCAGCCCATCTCAGATGGTTATTTCATCTCACCCCTAAGCCTGGAGAGCGACGTGCGATTCCCGAACCAACGTTTGGCGCAACTGTTCATGATGTTGCAAAACGAGACGCTACCGCAGGATGAGCTGGCACAGCGCTTGTCGGTCTCGACGCGTACCGTTCGGGCCGATATCACCGCACTGAACGCTCTGCTGCTGCACCACGGCGCGCAGTTTATTTTGACGCGCGGCAGCGGCTATCAACTGAAAATTGATGACGTCACGCGTTACCAGAGCTTGCAGGCGTCGCGCCCGCGCGCGCTGCGCATTCCGCGTAGCGGGCCGGAGCGGGTGCATTATCTGGTGGTGCGTTTTCTCACCTCCGCCTTCTCGCTCAAGCTGGAAGATCTGGCGGATGAGTGGTTTGTTAGCCGCGCCACGCTGCAAAATGATATGACCGAGGTGCGGGAGTGGTTTTCCCGCTACCGTCTGACGCTGGAAACGCGCCCGCGCCACGGCATGAAACTGTTTGGCAGCGAAATGGCGCTGCGCGCCTGTCTGACGGATCTGTTGTGGGAACTGGCGCAGCAAAATGCCGATAACCCGCTGATCACGGAAGAAGCGCTCAATCCGGGGGTGCCTGAGGCGCTGGCTACTATTCTGCATGACTGTTTTAACCGCCATCATATTCGCCTGACGGATGAGGGCGATCTGTTTATCCGCCTTTACTGCGCGGTGGCGGTTCGCCGCATCAGCGAGGGCTATCCGCTCTCTGAATTCAGCGCCGAAGATGGGGACGAAAATGTCAAAGAGGCGGCGCGGGATATCTCTGCTGCGCTGCAACATCTGGCGGGAAAACCGCTGGCGGCGGCGGAAGAGCACTGGCTGCGGGTGCATATCGCCGGGCGACGCGTGCAGGAGATCGCACCCAGCGCCATCAGCGCCGATGACGACGAAGCGCTGGTCAACTACATCCTTGGCTACATCAACACGCACTATAACTACAACCTGCAAAACGATGACCAGCTACATGCGGATCTGCTCACGCATATCAAAACCATGATCACCCGCGTGCGCTACCAGATAATGATCCCTAACCCGTTGCTGGATAACATTAAACAGCACTACCCCATGGCGTGGGATATGACGCTGGCGGCGGTCTCCAGTTGGGGGAAATACACGCCGTATGTGATCAGCGAAAACGAGATAGGTTTTCTGGTGCTGCATATCGGCGTGGGTCTTGAGCGCCATTACAACGTGGGTTATCAGCGCCAGCCGCGGGTGTTACTGGTGTGCGATGTCGGAAATGCGATGGTGCGGATGATTGAAGCGGTGCTGTCGCGTAAATATCCGCAGATTGTGGTAACACGCACCGTGACGCTGCGTGAGTACGAGCAGTGCGACGGCATCGCGGAAGATTTTGTCATCTCCACCGCGCGGGTAAATGAAAAAGATAAGCCGGTCGTCACCATCGCGCCGTTTCCCAGCGAGTATCAACTGGAGCAGATCGGCAAGCTGGTGCTGGTAGACAGAACGCGGCCGTGGATGCTGGAAAAGTATTTTGATGCCGCGCATTTCCGCATCATTCACGGCGCGATGGATCAACAAACGCTGTTCAACACCTTATGCCATCAGTTGCAGGATGAAGGCTTTGTCGATGCGGAGTTTCTCGATTCGGTGGTCGAGCGCGAAGCGATTGTCAGCACTCTGCTCGGCGAGGGCATTGCGTTGCCGCACGCCCTCGGGCTGCTGGCGAAAAAAACGGTGGTCTACACCGTGCTGGCTCCGCAGGGGATCGCGTGGGGCGATGAAACTGCGCATGTCATCTTCTTGCTGGCGATCAGCAAGAGCGAGTATGAAGAAGCGATGGCTATCTACGATATTTTCGTCACCTTCCTGCGCGAGCGTGTAACGGCGAGGCTCTGTGCCTGCGCGGATTTCGCGTCGTTTAAAAGCGTGGCGATGGAGTCGCTGAGCCGCTTTTGAGCCCATACCGGGGCGCTTGCACGCCCCGTACCCGTTAACCATCGGTAGAGCGGGTCAGTGCCTCCCATGCGTCAATCTCCGCAGCGAGTGCCGCCAGTTTTTCACGCACCAGGCTGAGCGCATCGCTGCCCAGCAGCAGGTGCGCGGGCGGCGTGTCGCTGTCTATTATCGCCAGCATGGCGCGAGCCGCTTTGACGGCATCGCCGGGCTGTTTTCCGCTCTTTTCCTCGCGCGCCTGGCGAATCGGATCAAAAAGCGCATCGTAATCGGCAATGGCGCGCGGGGTGCGGATCATCGAGCGTCCGGCCCACTCGGTACGAAACGATCCCGGCGCTACGGCCGTGACGTGGATACCAAAAGGCTTCACCTCTTTGCCCAGCGTTTCGCTGATCCCTTCCAGCGCGAATTTGCTCCCGCAGTACCAGGCGATCCCCGGCATGGTGATATAACCGCCCATCGAGGTGATATTGATAATGTGCCCGCTGCGGCGCTGGCGCATGCCGGGCAGCACGGCTTTCATCATGGCTGCGGCACCAAATACATTGACGTCGAATTGGTGGCGCATCTCTGCAAGCGAGGACTCTTCCATGATCCCTTCATGGCCGTAACCGGCGTTGTTTACCAGCACGTCGATTGCCCCGATGTGTGATTCAACCTCTGCGACTACGTCATTGATTTGCGCAAAATCAGTGACATCAAGCAAGCGGGCAAACGCCCGATGCGGATGCAGGGCTTCAAATGCCTGCTGCGCGTCGTGGTTGCGCACTGTGCCAATAACGTTGTGGCCCGCCGCCAGTGCTTCCTGCGCCAGCGCGCGACCAAAGCCGCTGCTGACGCCGGTGATAAAAAGTGTTTTTACAGATGACATAACGTCTACTCCCATGAAAAATGGAAGCTGCATAGTATTCTCAGATTTGCTGGCTTTTTAGGCCATATCTTCTCTTTTTATTGCCTGATCTTATGAGGTACGCGATGTCAGATATGATCGCCAGGTTAATGGAACTTGCCCCGCAGGAGGGGTACAACCTGACCGCGCTGGCGGATGTGCGCATTTTGCGTTCCGATCGCCCGCTGGCCCGCACGCCGGTGCTGTACGATCCGGGGATCGTGATTGTCTGCCAGGGCAGCAAGCGGGGGTATTTCGGTCAGCAGATCTATCTTTACGACGAACAGCACTACCTGGCGGTATCGGTTCCTGTGCCTTTTGTAATGGAAACGGATGCATCGGCAGACCACCCGCTGCTGGCGATTTACATGCATCTGGATTTTCAGGTTGCCGCAGATGTGATGCTGCAAATTGAACAGCACGGCTTTCCGCTGCTATCCGCTTCGCCGCAAAGCATGATCTCCAGCCCGATGGACGAGACGCTGAAAACAGCGGTGCTGCGTTTACTGGAGACGCTCGGTAACCCGCTTGAGGCGGCAATCCTTGGTCCGGCGCGGGTACGGGAACTCTATTTTCGTGTTTTGACCGGCGCACAAGGCAATGCGATGCGCGCCGCGTTAGCCTTGCAGGGGCAGTTCGGTAAAATTGGCAAAACGCTGCGTTACATTCATGCGGCTTATGCTCAACCCTTAACGCTGTCGCAACTGGCTCAGCAAGCCGGGATGAGCGTGCCAACATTCCACAGTCATTTCAAAGCGATAACCCGCATGCCGCCAATGCAGTATGTGAAATCGGTACGGCTGCACCAGGCGCGGATGTTAATGGTTCGCCAGCGACTCACTGCCGCAGCGGCCTGTTACGCCGTCGGTTACGAAAGCCCGTCACAGTTTAACCGCGAATTCAAACGGCTCTTCGGTTTACCGCCGGCGGAGGAGGTCAGACGTATGCAAAACAGTTTTGCCGTTCCTCCGGCGCATTCAGCGTCGGAATACATATCGTCGCACTGAAATGAGAATATGCAGGGAAGTATTGTGAAAATTGCGCGAGGAAATCAACGCAAGTGATGCACAACCTGGTTGCTGCTGCCACGCCAGATAAGCATCGGGTCTTTCAGATCCTGAACAAATTTGCCGTCGATTAGCACGTTGATCAACCCGACCACCTCCCGCTGCGCGGCGTTCAGTTCGTCCATTTTGTAACCGGTCCACACCCAGATATCTTTACCGGGGCACTCGGCGCGGATGCGGGTCACCAGCTTTAAAATATCCGGCACGTTTTGCGGGTGCAGCGGATCGCCGCCGGAGAGCGAAATCCCCTGGCGTTTGATGCGCGTATCGTTGAGATCGGCAATGATCCGATCTTCCATTTCTTCAGTAAACGGCACGCCGGAGTTCAGCCGCCAGGTGCTTTTGTTGTAGCAGCCAGGGCATTCGTGTACGCAACCGGAGACGAACAGTGTGCAGCGGGTGCCGGGGCCGTTGACGATGTCGACTGGATAGTATTGGTGGTAATTCATGTTTCCTCGTCGCATTTGGCGCTGTAGCTGCGTTGGCTACTCTCGCGCACCCGGGTCACTTACTTATGTAAGCTCCCCGGGATTTACTCGTTTGCCGCCTTGCTACAACGTCAACTGCTTAGAGGAAACGTAGCAGAGAAAAATCGTAGCGGCAGAAAACGTAGGCCCGATAAGCGTAGCGCCATCGGGCAATCAGGTACGGTGAAATCACTGACTGTGTGCCCGGCGCGGGTAAACGCCACTCACCGGGCGACGGAGGTGTTAACCGATTTGCCCGTTGCCGAGGTGTTTCACGCGGCGTTTCACTTCTTCCTGCTTGCCGGCGTTGAACGGACGCGCGTCCGGGCTGCCGAGGTAGCCGCAAACGCGGCGGGTAACGGAGACGCGGGACGCGTCGTGGTTACCGCATTTCGGGCAGGTAAAGCCTTTGCTGGTGCATTCGAACTCGCCGGTAAAACCGCACTCGTAACACTCATCAATTGGCGTGTTGGTGCCGTAATACGGCACGTGCTGATAGCTGTAATCCCAGACATCTTCCAGTGCGCGCAGGTTGTGCTGAATGTTCGGATACTCGCCGTAGCAGATAAAACCACCGCTGGCTAACGGCGGGTACGGCGCTTCGAAATCGATTTTGTCGTACGGGTTCACCTTTTTCTCGACATCAAGGTGGAAGCTGTTGGTGTAGTAACCTTTATCGGTCACACCTTCTACCACGCCGAAATCGGCGGTATCGATACGGCAGAAACGGTCACACAGGTTTTCGCTCGGCGTGCTGTAAAGGCTAAAACCGTAACCGGTCTCTTCTTTCCACTGATCCACCGCCTGGCGCAGGCGTTCCACAATTGCCACGCCTTTGGCGCGCAGTGCTTCGCTGTCGTAGATATGCTTGTTGCCGGACAGCGCGTTGATCGTTTCGTGTATGCCGATATAACCCAGCGAAATCGACGCGCGGCCGTTTTTAAAGATCGGCGCGATATCGTCGTCCGCTTTCAGGCGCACGCCGCAAGCCCCTTCCATATAGAGGATCGGCGCAACGCGGGCTTTCACCCCTTCGAGGCGCGCGATGCGGGTCATCAGCGCTTTTTTCGCCAGTTGCAGGCGGCTGTCCAGCAGTTTCCAGAACGCCGCTTCATCGCCTTTCGCTTCCAGCGCGATGCGCGGCAGGTTAAGGCTGATGACGCCGAGGTTGTTACGCCCGTCATGAATTTGTTCGCCATTCTCTTCATACACGCCAAGGAAGCTGCGGCAGCCCATCGGCGTTTTAAACGAACCGGTCACTTTGACGACCTGATCGTAATTGAGAATATCCGGGTACATGCGCTTGCTCGCGCACTCCAGCGCCAGTTGTTTGATGTCGTAATTCGGATCGTCGAACTTGTGATTCAGACCATCGCGGATGGCGAACACCAGTTTCGGGAACACGGCGGTTTTACGGTTTTTACCCAGACCTGCTATGCGGTTACGCAGGATCGACTGCTGGATCAAGCGGGATTCCCAACTGGTGCCCAGCCCGAAACCGAAGGTGACAAACGGTGTCTGGCCGTTCGCGGTATGCAGGGTGTTAACTTCATATTCCAGCGACTGGAACGCGTCGTAACACTCTTTCTCGGTGCGGCTGCGCGCATAGCCGTCGGCATCCGGGATGTTCCACTCGCTGGCGACTTTGCGGTGTTTTTCGAAGCTGGCGCTGACGAAGGGTGCCAGCACTTCATCGATCCGGTTGATGGTGGTGCCGCCATAAATATGGCTGGCGACCTGGGCGATGATCTGCGCGGTAACCGCCGTGGCGGTCGAGATCGATTTTGGCGGTTCAATCTCCGCGTTGCCCATTTTGAAGCCGTGGGTCAGCATGCCTTTCAGATCGATCAGCATACAGTTGAACATCGGGAAGAACGGGGAGTAGTCGAGATCGTGATAGTGGATCTCACCGCGTTCGTGCGCCAGTACCACATCGCGCGGCAACAAATGCTGGCGCGCGTAGTGTTTGGCGACAATTCCCGCCAGCAGATCGCGCTGAGTCGGGATCACTTTACTGTCTTTGTTGGCGTTCTCATTGAGCAGCGCCGAGTTGGTTTGCTCAACAAGACCGCGAATATCCTGGTTCAGACGGCCGCGTTTTTCACGGGCGATATCGCGATCGTGGCGATACTCAATGTAGGCACGTGCCAGTTGTTTGTACGGCCCGGACATCAACTGGTTTTCGACGGCAGTCTGGATTTCGCTAATATCGACCTGCGATCGGCCCTGCATCTGACGACTAATTACCTCTGCGACGGTGGCGCAATAGTCTGCGTCATCGACTCCCGCTGCTTTAGCTGCACGCAAAATGGCTTCTTGTATGCGCTCTGAGTTGAAAGGCACTTTACAGCCATCTCGTTTCATCACATGCGGTGTCATGATCACTCCATTTTAGAAAACAGGTTATCCACAATATGAGGACGCGCAGACTGGCTGGTTATTCATTACTAAAACCAATAAGTTCGTCCCATCCAGGCCCGTGTTATCCACAGCGTGTATCGCTTTCGCGGTGGTCAGCTTGTTCGAATAGTAGTCGATTAATACAACATATAGGGCCGGGGTGCATTCTAATTTCTATATATAGTGATTTGCATCAAACATGTTTGCGTTTTTATTGACTCAGGACAAAGTAAAAACCGGATAGCGCAGAGGACGGGCGCTCTGAGGAAATGTAAATTCAGGCATTCTCGTTTTGACTAAAAATTCAACAAAAACAGCAGGTTTATGCCTGCTGTTTTTTTGCGCCAGGGAAGTGGAAAACGCTTATTTTTGATGCCACCACACGGCTTCGAACGGCCGCAGGGTCATTTCACTGGGAACAGGGGAAACTTCCGCATAGTTGCTGATGACCACCTGCCAATCGCCCGGCAGGGTTTCTGGCCGCCACGGCTGGAACTGATTGCTGAGGTTGGCGATAACCAACAACGTTTCTCCCTGCCACTGACGGCGGTAGCACCATAAATGTGGGTGAGTGGGGAGAAGATCCTGATAATCGCCCCAACAGAGTATCGGCAAGTTTTTACGCAGGCGAATCAACGACTGGTAGGTATAGAACACCGAATCGCGATCGTTGACCGCGTTTTCGACGTTGATTTCCCGATAGTTATCGCACAGACCAATCCACGGATCGGCAGTGGTGAAACCGGCGTTTTTACGCGCGGTCCACTGCATCGGCGTGCGGCTGTTATCGCGCGATTTACTGGCGAGGATCGCCAGCAGCGCTTCCGGCTCGCGCCCGGCGGCACGCAGTTCGGCAAACATATTCTGGCTTTCCACATCGCGGTAGTCGGTAATGCGCGCAAAATGCGGGTTGGTCATACCGATCTCTTCGCCCTGATAAATGTACGGCGTGCCCTGCATGCCGTGCAGCACCAGCGCCAGCATTTTGGCGGCGGGCACGCGCAGCGCGCCTTCTTCGCCAAAGCGCGACACAATGCGCGGTTGATCGTGGTTACACCAGAACAGCGCGTTCCACGCCACGTTGTGCATCCCTTGCTGCCAGTGGCGGAACAGCGATTTCAACGCCACAAAATCCGGTTTCGCCAGCGACCATTTTTCACCGTCGGGATAGTCAACTTTCAGATGGTGGAAGTTAAACGTCATCGACAGCTCGCTGCCGTCGAGTGCGCCGTAGCGCTGGCAATGTTCCAGCGTGGTGGATGACATCTCACCGACCGTCATCAACTCGCGCGGGCGAAAAACCTCGCGGCTCATCTCCTGCAAAAACTCATGGGCGCGTGGGCCATCGGTATAAAAACGTCGCCCGTCGCCGCTGTGATCGTCGGGGAAATCCTGCTGTTTGGAGATTAAATTCACCACATCGAGACGCAAACCGTCGACACCGCGATCGGCCCAGAAGGTGCAGACTTTTTTCAGCTCGTCGCGTACCGCCGGGTTTTCCCAGTTGAGATCTGCCTGCTCTGGCGCGAACAGATGCAAAT is a window of Enterobacter sp. R4-368 DNA encoding:
- a CDS encoding lactonase family protein, translating into MLTARHLLTVSLSLLATSAMAQTQYAWVGTYNPNGEGLYRFTVDPQSGALGNKTLVSPLPNAAQLTVARDGKTLYLASEVEKGAVQALRIGANGELSVLNQVASGGAGPVYLSLTPDGRFLLVANYVSGSIAVLPVKADGSLGEAVDTRQDQGEPGAAKPAAAVEGSFAISDHNGPHAHMIAVDPSGKFVFSTDLGLDRIYQYQFDGKTGALTPNDPPFISASSQGAGPRHFVFTPKGDGLWLINEEASTLTHYALNKTTGTLQPGKTFSALPKEYKGTSFASGLVLSGDGKQLYVANRLHNSIAHFTVKADGSLTHQDDVWTRGDYPRTLTLAENGRWLYVMNQRSDNITRFRVERDGKLQFEPDYTPVGSPSQMVISSHP
- a CDS encoding PRD domain-containing protein codes for the protein MRFPNQRLAQLFMMLQNETLPQDELAQRLSVSTRTVRADITALNALLLHHGAQFILTRGSGYQLKIDDVTRYQSLQASRPRALRIPRSGPERVHYLVVRFLTSAFSLKLEDLADEWFVSRATLQNDMTEVREWFSRYRLTLETRPRHGMKLFGSEMALRACLTDLLWELAQQNADNPLITEEALNPGVPEALATILHDCFNRHHIRLTDEGDLFIRLYCAVAVRRISEGYPLSEFSAEDGDENVKEAARDISAALQHLAGKPLAAAEEHWLRVHIAGRRVQEIAPSAISADDDEALVNYILGYINTHYNYNLQNDDQLHADLLTHIKTMITRVRYQIMIPNPLLDNIKQHYPMAWDMTLAAVSSWGKYTPYVISENEIGFLVLHIGVGLERHYNVGYQRQPRVLLVCDVGNAMVRMIEAVLSRKYPQIVVTRTVTLREYEQCDGIAEDFVISTARVNEKDKPVVTIAPFPSEYQLEQIGKLVLVDRTRPWMLEKYFDAAHFRIIHGAMDQQTLFNTLCHQLQDEGFVDAEFLDSVVEREAIVSTLLGEGIALPHALGLLAKKTVVYTVLAPQGIAWGDETAHVIFLLAISKSEYEEAMAIYDIFVTFLRERVTARLCACADFASFKSVAMESLSRF
- a CDS encoding oxidoreductase, producing MSSVKTLFITGVSSGFGRALAQEALAAGHNVIGTVRNHDAQQAFEALHPHRAFARLLDVTDFAQINDVVAEVESHIGAIDVLVNNAGYGHEGIMEESSLAEMRHQFDVNVFGAAAMMKAVLPGMRQRRSGHIINITSMGGYITMPGIAWYCGSKFALEGISETLGKEVKPFGIHVTAVAPGSFRTEWAGRSMIRTPRAIADYDALFDPIRQAREEKSGKQPGDAVKAARAMLAIIDSDTPPAHLLLGSDALSLVREKLAALAAEIDAWEALTRSTDG
- a CDS encoding AraC family transcriptional regulator — translated: MSDMIARLMELAPQEGYNLTALADVRILRSDRPLARTPVLYDPGIVIVCQGSKRGYFGQQIYLYDEQHYLAVSVPVPFVMETDASADHPLLAIYMHLDFQVAADVMLQIEQHGFPLLSASPQSMISSPMDETLKTAVLRLLETLGNPLEAAILGPARVRELYFRVLTGAQGNAMRAALALQGQFGKIGKTLRYIHAAYAQPLTLSQLAQQAGMSVPTFHSHFKAITRMPPMQYVKSVRLHQARMLMVRQRLTAAAACYAVGYESPSQFNREFKRLFGLPPAEEVRRMQNSFAVPPAHSASEYISSH
- the nrdG gene encoding anaerobic ribonucleoside-triphosphate reductase-activating protein, whose translation is MNYHQYYPVDIVNGPGTRCTLFVSGCVHECPGCYNKSTWRLNSGVPFTEEMEDRIIADLNDTRIKRQGISLSGGDPLHPQNVPDILKLVTRIRAECPGKDIWVWTGYKMDELNAAQREVVGLINVLIDGKFVQDLKDPMLIWRGSSNQVVHHLR
- the nrdD gene encoding anaerobic ribonucleoside-triphosphate reductase; the protein is MTPHVMKRDGCKVPFNSERIQEAILRAAKAAGVDDADYCATVAEVISRQMQGRSQVDISEIQTAVENQLMSGPYKQLARAYIEYRHDRDIAREKRGRLNQDIRGLVEQTNSALLNENANKDSKVIPTQRDLLAGIVAKHYARQHLLPRDVVLAHERGEIHYHDLDYSPFFPMFNCMLIDLKGMLTHGFKMGNAEIEPPKSISTATAVTAQIIAQVASHIYGGTTINRIDEVLAPFVSASFEKHRKVASEWNIPDADGYARSRTEKECYDAFQSLEYEVNTLHTANGQTPFVTFGFGLGTSWESRLIQQSILRNRIAGLGKNRKTAVFPKLVFAIRDGLNHKFDDPNYDIKQLALECASKRMYPDILNYDQVVKVTGSFKTPMGCRSFLGVYEENGEQIHDGRNNLGVISLNLPRIALEAKGDEAAFWKLLDSRLQLAKKALMTRIARLEGVKARVAPILYMEGACGVRLKADDDIAPIFKNGRASISLGYIGIHETINALSGNKHIYDSEALRAKGVAIVERLRQAVDQWKEETGYGFSLYSTPSENLCDRFCRIDTADFGVVEGVTDKGYYTNSFHLDVEKKVNPYDKIDFEAPYPPLASGGFICYGEYPNIQHNLRALEDVWDYSYQHVPYYGTNTPIDECYECGFTGEFECTSKGFTCPKCGNHDASRVSVTRRVCGYLGSPDARPFNAGKQEEVKRRVKHLGNGQIG
- the treC gene encoding alpha,alpha-phosphotrehalase produces the protein MNTLPHWWQNGVIYQIYPKSFQDTTGTGTGDLRGVITRLDYLQTLGVDAIWLTPFYISPQVDNGYDVANYTAIDPLYGTLADFDELVAQAHQRGIRLVLDMVFNHTSTQHAWFQASQDPDSPYRSFYIWRDGEPETPPNNWRSKFGGSAWRWHSQSGQYYLHLFAPEQADLNWENPAVRDELKKVCTFWADRGVDGLRLDVVNLISKQQDFPDDHSGDGRRFYTDGPRAHEFLQEMSREVFRPRELMTVGEMSSTTLEHCQRYGALDGSELSMTFNFHHLKVDYPDGEKWSLAKPDFVALKSLFRHWQQGMHNVAWNALFWCNHDQPRIVSRFGEEGALRVPAAKMLALVLHGMQGTPYIYQGEEIGMTNPHFARITDYRDVESQNMFAELRAAGREPEALLAILASKSRDNSRTPMQWTARKNAGFTTADPWIGLCDNYREINVENAVNDRDSVFYTYQSLIRLRKNLPILCWGDYQDLLPTHPHLWCYRRQWQGETLLVIANLSNQFQPWRPETLPGDWQVVISNYAEVSPVPSEMTLRPFEAVWWHQK